The following proteins come from a genomic window of Shewanella halifaxensis HAW-EB4:
- the cmoA gene encoding carboxy-S-adenosyl-L-methionine synthase CmoA has translation MNSSTDNLFAKPYEQVSDFQFDDKVAGVFNDMIRRSVPGYGQIINTIGDLAQKYAATNTKIYDLGCSLGAATLSIRRRVEGRNCQIVAIDNSESMIERCNENLSAYVSETPVELICGDIRDIKIENASLVVLNFTMQFLSPDDRENLLENIYQGLIPGGLLILSEKLYFKEDKIQSTLDDLHLDFKRANGYSELEISQKRSSLENVMKPDTLAEHENRIRSLGFSQFSVWFQCFNFASMVAIK, from the coding sequence ATGAACTCTTCTACCGATAATCTCTTTGCCAAGCCTTATGAACAAGTCAGCGATTTTCAATTCGACGACAAAGTCGCTGGTGTCTTTAATGACATGATCAGACGTTCGGTTCCAGGTTATGGCCAAATCATCAATACTATTGGTGATCTCGCCCAAAAATATGCAGCGACCAATACTAAAATTTACGATTTAGGTTGCTCTTTAGGTGCAGCCACCTTAAGCATTCGCCGACGAGTAGAAGGTCGTAATTGCCAAATCGTCGCGATAGATAATAGCGAGTCTATGATTGAACGCTGCAACGAAAACCTATCGGCTTATGTTAGTGAAACACCTGTAGAGCTAATTTGCGGGGATATTCGAGATATTAAGATCGAAAATGCATCCTTAGTGGTATTGAATTTTACCATGCAATTTCTTTCTCCAGATGATCGTGAAAACTTACTTGAAAATATTTACCAGGGCCTTATTCCTGGTGGTTTGCTCATATTGTCTGAAAAACTTTACTTTAAAGAAGATAAAATCCAATCCACTTTGGATGATTTGCACCTCGATTTTAAAAGAGCAAATGGTTACAGTGAGTTAGAGATCAGTCAAAAACGCAGTTCATTAGAAAACGTGATGAAACCTGATACACTAGCCGAACATGAAAATCGGATTAGATCACTGGGTTTTAGCCAGTTCAGCGTTTGGTTCCAATGTTTTAATTTTGCATCTATGGTGGCAATTAAGTGA
- a CDS encoding UUP1 family membrane protein, giving the protein MHSKKPFYILVALLFISGIAASVYRGIEHSVPFLPGKQVQSWAVDAKVSFQGTGEPAEVSFSLPEDPAYEILVENATSPGYGLTITDNAIDRRAIWSIRRAVGIQDLYYKVTLIPTGQDKLIADKTPDTPAVYKWPATEQAAAEQAIEEVWSKSATNLSFAQQLNKDLNANERSQNIELLLTSNSPNKLFIRMLHSKGIPAKEVSGLYLEDQRRRQQLSNFVEVYNDGQWHLFNAEDGSQGRPDNLLLWDRSGTSVLDVIGGVNSQVNFSMLQDTRSALATAIDVMKNDNALDFSLYQLPLEEQSLFKGILLIPIGVLMVVFLRVLIGIKTSGTFMPVLIALAFIQTTLITGLVGFLLIVSFGLMIRSYLSELNLLLISRISAVIIVVIGIIGLFTLLSYKFGLSEGLTITFFPMIILAWTIERMSILWEEEGPKEVVVQGGGSLFVATLAYLAMSATWVQHWVFNFLGIHLVILALVLLMGQYTGYRLLELKRFRPLAGEK; this is encoded by the coding sequence ATGCATTCTAAGAAACCCTTTTACATTTTAGTGGCGTTACTGTTTATTAGCGGTATTGCCGCCAGTGTCTATCGTGGAATAGAGCACAGTGTACCTTTTCTACCGGGTAAACAAGTACAAAGCTGGGCTGTTGATGCCAAAGTTAGCTTTCAAGGAACCGGTGAGCCAGCAGAAGTTTCTTTCTCATTGCCAGAAGATCCGGCCTATGAAATTTTGGTTGAAAACGCGACTTCACCAGGTTACGGCTTAACCATTACCGACAATGCAATTGATCGCCGCGCCATCTGGTCTATTCGTCGAGCTGTTGGTATCCAAGATCTTTATTATAAAGTGACCTTAATTCCAACGGGTCAAGATAAGCTTATAGCCGATAAAACTCCCGATACGCCAGCAGTCTATAAGTGGCCAGCAACTGAACAAGCAGCAGCAGAACAAGCTATCGAAGAAGTCTGGTCAAAAAGCGCCACTAACCTTTCTTTTGCACAACAGTTAAATAAAGATTTAAATGCTAATGAGCGTAGCCAGAACATCGAGCTACTGCTAACAAGTAATTCGCCAAATAAACTCTTTATCAGAATGCTGCATAGTAAAGGGATCCCGGCTAAAGAAGTCAGTGGTCTTTATCTAGAAGATCAACGTCGTAGACAGCAATTATCTAACTTTGTTGAAGTGTACAACGATGGTCAATGGCATCTATTTAATGCGGAAGATGGCAGCCAGGGCCGCCCTGATAATTTACTGCTATGGGATCGCTCTGGTACATCGGTACTTGATGTTATCGGTGGTGTTAACTCACAAGTTAACTTCTCTATGCTACAAGATACTCGTTCAGCATTAGCCACTGCGATTGATGTCATGAAAAATGACAACGCCTTAGATTTTTCTCTTTATCAGCTACCATTGGAAGAGCAGAGCCTATTTAAAGGGATTTTGTTAATTCCGATTGGCGTATTAATGGTTGTGTTTCTGCGCGTACTCATCGGTATTAAAACCTCCGGCACCTTTATGCCAGTGTTGATCGCGCTCGCCTTTATCCAAACGACATTGATTACAGGGTTAGTTGGATTTTTGTTAATCGTGTCATTTGGCTTAATGATCCGCTCGTATCTGTCGGAGCTTAATCTCTTGCTCATATCGAGGATCTCCGCGGTGATTATTGTGGTGATAGGCATCATTGGCCTATTCACCCTATTGTCGTATAAGTTTGGCCTCAGTGAAGGCCTAACGATTACCTTCTTCCCAATGATTATCTTGGCATGGACGATTGAGAGAATGTCTATCCTGTGGGAAGAGGAAGGCCCTAAAGAAGTCGTAGTTCAAGGCGGTGGTAGCCTGTTTGTTGCAACCTTAGCCTACCTTGCGATGAGCGCGACTTGGGTACAACACTGGGTATTTAACTTCTTAGGCATTCACTTAGTGATTTTGGCGCTAGTGTTACTAATGGGTCAATACACTGGATACCGCTTGCTTGAGCTTAAACGCTTCAGACCTCTAGCTGGAGAAAAGTAA
- the aspS gene encoding aspartate--tRNA ligase has translation MRSHYCGDVNKSHVGQEVTLVGWVNRSRDLGGVVFLDLRDREGIVQVVYDPDLPEVFDVASTLRSEFCVQIKGLVRARPDSQINADMRTGEVEILGLELTILNSSAPLPINMDKNQHNTEEQRLKYRYLDLRRPEMADRIVFRSKVTSAVRRFLDGNGFLDIETPILTKATPEGARDYLVPSRTYKGQFFALPQSPQLFKQLLMMSGFDRYYQIVKCFRDEDLRADRQPEFTQIDIETSFMSSDQVMAKTEEMVRGLFQELLNVDLGEFPKMTFEEAMRRFGSDKPDLRNPLELIDVADIVKEVEFAVFNGPANDPEGRVAVLSIPGGAKLSRKQLDEYAKYVTIYGAKGLAWMKVNDLDKGMEGIQSPVLKFLSEDVVKALLERTGAQTGDLILFGADKANIVAESMGALRLKAGEDFDLLQGEWKPLWVVDFPMFERTSDGGLHAMHHPFTAPSNMTPEELEANPIAAISDAYDMVLNGCELGGGSVRIHDSKMQSAVFRILGINDEEATEKFGFLLEALRYGTPPHAGLAFGLDRIIMLMTGASSIRDVMAFPKTTTAACPLTNAPGFANPVQLAELGVSVVEAETKDSETKDAE, from the coding sequence ATGCGCAGTCATTATTGTGGAGACGTCAATAAGTCTCACGTAGGTCAAGAAGTGACCCTAGTGGGTTGGGTTAATCGCAGCCGAGATTTAGGCGGCGTTGTTTTTCTCGATCTTCGTGATAGAGAAGGTATCGTTCAGGTTGTTTATGATCCAGACCTTCCTGAAGTGTTTGATGTTGCAAGCACACTTCGCAGCGAATTTTGTGTTCAGATTAAAGGCCTTGTAAGAGCAAGACCTGACAGCCAAATTAACGCCGATATGCGTACTGGCGAGGTTGAGATTTTAGGTCTAGAGCTAACAATTTTGAACAGCTCTGCGCCATTGCCAATCAACATGGACAAAAACCAGCACAATACTGAAGAGCAGCGTCTTAAGTACCGTTACTTAGATCTACGTCGTCCAGAGATGGCAGATCGCATTGTTTTCCGCTCAAAAGTGACCAGTGCGGTAAGACGTTTCTTAGATGGCAACGGTTTCTTAGATATTGAAACGCCAATTCTGACTAAAGCGACACCAGAAGGTGCACGTGATTACCTAGTACCTAGCCGTACTTATAAAGGTCAGTTCTTTGCATTGCCACAATCACCACAACTGTTTAAGCAGTTGTTGATGATGTCTGGTTTTGACCGTTACTACCAAATCGTTAAGTGTTTCCGCGATGAAGACTTACGTGCTGACCGTCAGCCTGAATTTACTCAAATCGATATCGAAACGTCTTTCATGAGCTCTGATCAAGTGATGGCGAAGACTGAAGAGATGGTTCGTGGTTTATTCCAAGAGCTATTGAATGTTGATTTAGGTGAGTTTCCTAAGATGACATTCGAAGAAGCGATGCGTCGTTTCGGTTCTGATAAGCCTGATTTACGTAACCCGCTTGAGTTGATTGATGTTGCTGATATCGTTAAAGAAGTTGAGTTTGCAGTATTTAATGGCCCAGCAAACGATCCTGAAGGTCGTGTTGCAGTATTAAGCATTCCAGGTGGCGCTAAGCTGTCACGTAAACAGTTAGATGAATACGCAAAGTACGTCACTATCTATGGCGCGAAAGGCCTAGCTTGGATGAAGGTCAATGACCTTGATAAGGGCATGGAAGGCATTCAGTCTCCAGTACTTAAGTTCTTAAGCGAAGATGTTGTTAAGGCATTGCTTGAGCGCACTGGCGCACAAACTGGCGATCTAATTCTATTTGGTGCAGATAAAGCCAATATCGTTGCTGAATCGATGGGCGCACTGCGTTTAAAAGCGGGCGAAGACTTCGACTTGTTACAAGGCGAGTGGAAGCCACTTTGGGTTGTTGACTTCCCAATGTTTGAGCGCACATCTGATGGCGGCCTGCATGCAATGCACCATCCATTCACAGCGCCAAGCAACATGACACCAGAAGAGCTAGAAGCGAACCCAATCGCTGCTATTTCTGATGCATACGATATGGTATTAAACGGCTGTGAGTTAGGCGGTGGTTCTGTTCGTATTCACGATAGCAAAATGCAGTCAGCGGTATTTAGAATACTAGGCATTAATGACGAAGAAGCGACTGAGAAGTTTGGTTTCTTACTTGAAGCATTACGCTACGGTACGCCGCCGCATGCTGGTTTGGCCTTCGGCCTAGACCGTATCATCATGTTGATGACGGGTGCGAGTTCAATCCGTGACGTGATGGCGTTCCCTAAGACAACGACGGCAGCTTGTCCATTAACGAACGCACCAGGATTTGCAAATCCGGTACAACTAGCTGAACTTGGTGTCAGTGTTGTCGAAGCGGAAACTAAAGATTCTGAAACAAAAGACGCTGAATAA
- a CDS encoding alpha-L-glutamate ligase-like protein has translation MFLASPSVLKRNGVLGMNKRNIDYIGRYNPRKYYKRVDDKLTTKQLALANNIAVPDLIGTVSEQHGIADIPAMVNDTDGFVIKPSKGSGGKGILVVTKVEHGRYYKPNGQEVTPSEVYRHVSNVLSGLFSLGGKPDVAIVEGLIQFDPVFDGYSYEGVPDIRLIIFKGFPIMGMLRLSTAASDGKANLHQGAVGVGIDIATGKGLHAVQFDQPVDYHPDTQKKLISIAVPQWDTLLHTASMAYEMSELGYLGTDMVLDKNKGPLLLELNARPGLAIQIANGRGILPNLRHVENMGNHNMTVEERVAYAKIHFSANS, from the coding sequence ATGTTTCTAGCGAGCCCTTCAGTCTTAAAGCGCAACGGTGTGCTTGGTATGAACAAGCGTAATATCGACTATATCGGTCGATATAACCCGCGCAAGTACTACAAACGAGTGGATGACAAGTTAACCACTAAGCAATTGGCATTAGCAAACAATATCGCCGTGCCCGATCTAATTGGTACAGTGTCAGAGCAGCACGGTATTGCCGATATTCCTGCAATGGTTAACGACACCGACGGTTTTGTGATTAAACCGTCTAAGGGATCTGGCGGTAAAGGAATTTTAGTTGTCACTAAGGTTGAACATGGTCGTTACTACAAGCCAAATGGCCAAGAAGTCACGCCATCTGAGGTCTATCGTCATGTATCAAACGTGCTCAGCGGACTGTTTTCTCTTGGCGGAAAACCTGATGTGGCCATTGTTGAAGGCTTGATTCAATTTGATCCCGTGTTCGATGGATACTCCTATGAAGGTGTACCGGATATTCGTCTGATCATCTTTAAAGGCTTCCCCATCATGGGAATGTTACGCCTATCAACAGCAGCATCTGATGGTAAGGCCAACCTACATCAAGGGGCTGTCGGGGTGGGTATCGATATCGCGACGGGTAAAGGCTTACATGCAGTGCAGTTCGATCAGCCCGTTGATTATCACCCCGACACTCAGAAGAAGCTGATCTCTATTGCAGTCCCGCAGTGGGACACCCTGCTACATACCGCATCTATGGCCTATGAAATGTCAGAGCTGGGTTATCTCGGAACCGATATGGTTTTGGATAAAAACAAGGGCCCACTTTTGCTTGAGCTTAATGCCCGTCCAGGTCTTGCCATTCAAATAGCAAACGGTCGTGGCATTTTGCCAAACCTACGTCATGTTGAGAATATGGGTAACCACAACATGACTGTGGAAGAGCGCGTCGCGTATGCAAAAATACATTTCAGTGCTAACAGCTAA
- a CDS encoding diguanylate cyclase domain-containing protein encodes MKTITCLLLIMGTMFVAFPAHSDAVVEKSPLIIAMSNDSYPFQFIDENNQPSGLLVDIWTQWSKQTNTRVIFKASNWVYSVDSVKQATADVHIGMAKTSTRETIFTFAPEIASVNSFLYINYQLPKPETLARLRPYKIGVVKGAAQIEILKQQESKLTFSYFDSRTELLKAVVNEEILVFVGLEGFLRESQINNAISIKFPIENRKPISELSFYPAFNKANQALAEKVAQGFASIKPEILEQYTHQWLGEQRYQNDIVIAMQTGVGPFADIGTDGLPHGLLVDIWKLWSEKTGLPIRFVPGSMKQSIDNVKRGIADVQLGYPESETMQTGLNRAHTIYSVTSRLFSYQKPLQSLEQLKGQVVAVSPTSPYLQQLIDALPETDIRYFNSVASMIEAAKRGEIAAFVAAGAWTQHYLLLNQNWELFHQYAELEFQTNLYVLNRNGDVGFAERITTGFLQMSNVELASIERKWMLNPEDRIYNNQQMQINLTAEQQRLVSEVGTIKVGFLRNWHPMEFVEEGEYAGINSDVIGIIGKELGLNIEPVAFDEWQLLLDALVSGDVDMAGSVAMTPERKFQLGFSDSYWPSPWGLVTILNSVSIFSLDELSGQRIAVIEGYHIIGELMRQYPSLKLILVPDIDAGLSAVSQGQADVFIDKVVNLGSHVRGGKFSSLKMSMLVDFAEQRSHIGVHNSKKALLPLINAVLANIDPARQQQIHQEWVSQTIEFGREEYETKIKIGILVFVILSLIIVIGVLANQRLRKEVARRIDAENRMAHFAKHDCLTQLPNRALIDDRIEQAILLHSRDTAQFAVIFIDLDGFKPVNDKFGHHAGDQFLVHVSEVLVKCIRRSDTVGRLGGDEFVIILNNINNLKSVYDIAENLLHSLAQPFMINDQPMSVSASIGIAIYPKDGDCIDTLLKTADRQMYRAKNAGGGAYRCG; translated from the coding sequence TTGAAAACTATCACTTGTTTGTTGCTCATAATGGGGACAATGTTTGTCGCATTTCCAGCTCATTCAGACGCGGTTGTTGAGAAGTCACCTCTCATCATCGCGATGAGTAATGACAGTTATCCGTTTCAATTTATCGATGAAAACAATCAACCGAGTGGGCTTTTGGTCGATATTTGGACTCAATGGTCAAAACAAACCAATACTAGAGTGATTTTTAAGGCTTCTAATTGGGTCTATTCCGTCGATAGCGTCAAGCAGGCGACTGCAGATGTGCATATAGGCATGGCCAAAACGAGTACTAGAGAAACGATATTTACTTTTGCACCCGAGATTGCCAGTGTAAATAGCTTCCTTTATATCAATTATCAACTGCCTAAACCTGAAACATTAGCCCGTCTGCGTCCTTACAAAATTGGAGTGGTGAAAGGGGCTGCGCAAATAGAGATCTTAAAACAGCAAGAATCTAAGTTAACTTTTAGTTATTTCGACAGTCGTACCGAGTTACTTAAGGCGGTTGTAAACGAAGAGATCCTCGTGTTTGTGGGCTTAGAAGGTTTTTTACGAGAGAGTCAAATTAACAATGCGATATCGATAAAATTTCCGATAGAAAATCGCAAGCCTATCTCGGAGCTGTCTTTTTATCCTGCATTTAATAAAGCTAATCAGGCCTTGGCGGAAAAAGTGGCACAGGGGTTTGCCTCGATAAAACCTGAAATTCTCGAACAGTATACTCATCAATGGTTAGGTGAACAGCGTTATCAGAATGATATTGTTATCGCTATGCAAACCGGCGTCGGACCCTTTGCCGATATTGGGACTGATGGCTTGCCCCATGGGTTGTTGGTGGATATCTGGAAGTTATGGTCTGAGAAAACGGGGTTACCGATTCGATTTGTACCAGGGAGTATGAAACAGAGTATCGATAACGTAAAACGTGGTATTGCCGATGTGCAATTAGGTTATCCTGAGAGCGAGACAATGCAAACGGGCCTTAATCGTGCCCATACAATATACAGCGTAACTAGCCGTTTGTTTTCCTATCAAAAACCGTTACAAAGCCTTGAACAGTTAAAAGGTCAGGTGGTTGCTGTTTCGCCTACATCGCCTTATTTACAACAGCTTATTGATGCTCTTCCTGAAACCGATATTCGATACTTCAATTCAGTAGCTAGCATGATCGAAGCCGCTAAGCGTGGTGAAATTGCCGCATTCGTTGCCGCGGGAGCATGGACGCAACATTATCTGTTACTTAATCAGAATTGGGAACTGTTTCACCAATATGCCGAGCTTGAATTTCAAACTAACTTATATGTGTTAAATCGTAATGGTGATGTGGGTTTTGCTGAGCGTATCACCACGGGTTTCCTACAGATGTCGAATGTAGAGTTGGCCAGTATCGAGCGCAAGTGGATGTTAAATCCTGAAGACAGAATATATAACAACCAACAAATGCAGATTAACTTGACAGCAGAGCAGCAGCGTTTAGTTAGTGAAGTGGGGACTATCAAAGTGGGCTTTCTACGCAATTGGCACCCAATGGAGTTTGTAGAGGAGGGAGAATATGCTGGCATCAATAGTGATGTTATCGGCATTATCGGTAAAGAACTCGGTCTAAATATTGAGCCGGTAGCGTTTGATGAATGGCAACTTCTTCTTGACGCCCTTGTCTCCGGTGACGTCGACATGGCGGGCAGTGTTGCTATGACTCCTGAACGAAAATTCCAATTAGGTTTTTCCGACTCCTACTGGCCTTCACCTTGGGGGCTTGTAACGATATTAAATAGTGTGAGCATTTTCAGTTTAGATGAGCTGAGTGGACAGCGAATAGCGGTTATTGAAGGCTACCATATTATTGGTGAGCTAATGCGACAGTATCCAAGCCTGAAATTGATCTTAGTCCCCGATATTGATGCGGGCTTAAGTGCAGTTAGTCAGGGGCAAGCTGATGTATTTATCGATAAGGTCGTTAACCTTGGGAGTCATGTACGAGGTGGAAAGTTTTCCAGTTTGAAAATGTCTATGTTAGTAGACTTTGCCGAGCAGAGAAGCCATATCGGCGTACATAATAGTAAGAAAGCACTGTTGCCCTTGATTAATGCTGTACTGGCTAATATTGATCCCGCGAGGCAACAACAGATCCATCAAGAATGGGTGTCGCAGACGATTGAGTTTGGCCGTGAGGAGTATGAAACCAAGATCAAGATAGGTATTCTAGTCTTCGTTATTTTAAGTCTCATTATTGTTATCGGTGTACTGGCAAACCAGCGTTTGCGCAAAGAGGTTGCTAGACGCATTGATGCCGAGAATAGAATGGCACACTTTGCCAAACACGATTGCCTTACTCAGCTACCAAACCGTGCTTTGATTGATGACAGGATAGAGCAAGCAATATTATTACATAGCCGAGATACGGCACAGTTTGCAGTGATCTTCATCGACTTAGATGGTTTTAAGCCGGTTAATGATAAGTTTGGACATCATGCTGGCGATCAATTTTTGGTACATGTTAGCGAAGTGCTGGTGAAATGCATTCGTCGTTCGGATACTGTTGGGCGCTTAGGCGGTGATGAATTTGTCATTATTTTAAATAATATTAACAATCTTAAATCTGTTTATGATATTGCAGAAAACCTATTACATAGTCTCGCGCAACCCTTTATGATTAATGACCAACCTATGTCTGTATCTGCCAGTATTGGCATTGCAATATACCCAAAAGATGGGGATTGCATTGATACCTTATTAAAAACCGCGGATAGACAGATGTATCGTGCAAAAAATGCGGGCGGCGGGGCATATAGATGCGGCTAG
- the cmoB gene encoding tRNA 5-methoxyuridine(34)/uridine 5-oxyacetic acid(34) synthase CmoB, whose protein sequence is MISFSSFYKQISDSSLQHWLETLPSILGQWQREHKHGSLPKWEKVLNKLHYPEADIIDFKTSVKIGSGDQLSDGERQKLENLLAIFKPWRKGPYSLHGIEIDTEWRSDWKWERVVPHISPLENRTVLDVGCGSGYHMWRMLGEGAKHVVGIDPSPLFMCQFEAVKRLAGNEQPIHFLPLGIEELPALDAFDTVFSMGVLYHRRSPIDHIFQLRDQLRVGGELVLETLVIDGDENTVLMPTDRYGKMNNVWFLPSVEMLMLWLKKCDFTDIRCVDVDVTSLAEQRSTPWMPNESLVDYLDPNDVSLTVEGYPAPKRATIIATKNQPNKDLI, encoded by the coding sequence GTGATTAGTTTTAGCTCTTTCTATAAACAAATTTCAGACTCAAGCCTTCAACATTGGCTTGAGACCCTTCCGTCAATTCTCGGCCAATGGCAGAGAGAGCATAAGCACGGCTCACTGCCTAAGTGGGAAAAAGTACTCAATAAACTGCATTACCCAGAAGCAGACATCATCGACTTTAAAACCAGCGTAAAAATTGGCTCTGGTGATCAGCTCAGCGACGGAGAAAGGCAGAAGCTTGAAAATCTATTAGCTATTTTCAAGCCTTGGCGCAAGGGGCCTTATTCTCTGCATGGTATCGAAATCGATACCGAGTGGCGCTCAGATTGGAAATGGGAACGTGTCGTCCCGCATATCTCTCCACTTGAAAATCGAACCGTATTAGATGTCGGTTGCGGCAGTGGTTACCATATGTGGCGCATGCTAGGCGAAGGGGCTAAACACGTTGTCGGTATCGACCCATCTCCACTATTTATGTGCCAATTTGAAGCAGTAAAGCGACTTGCTGGCAATGAGCAACCTATTCACTTCTTACCACTGGGTATTGAAGAGTTACCAGCATTAGATGCATTTGATACCGTATTCTCTATGGGCGTTCTATATCATCGCCGCTCACCGATTGATCATATATTTCAATTACGAGACCAGCTACGTGTTGGTGGTGAGTTGGTACTTGAAACCTTAGTTATCGATGGCGATGAAAATACCGTACTCATGCCAACAGATAGATATGGCAAGATGAATAATGTGTGGTTCTTGCCTTCAGTTGAAATGCTTATGCTTTGGTTAAAGAAGTGTGATTTCACAGACATACGTTGTGTCGATGTTGATGTTACTTCACTTGCAGAGCAAAGAAGTACGCCATGGATGCCAAATGAATCATTAGTAGATTATTTGGATCCTAATGATGTTAGCCTAACGGTTGAGGGCTATCCTGCGCCAAAACGAGCCACGATTATCGCCACCAAGAATCAGCCAAATAAAGATTTAATCTAG
- a CDS encoding ATP-dependent zinc protease family protein, giving the protein MFKQIICIAAIAAAISGCATTKETNAPIPVDAAVLEASLTKQESNILGAIDTCNQAQAAGLASLTTQIDLLDAKIAQLEVKKETAIVPVVTPVQCPPSPIGDKFMLGALENVYVDEVKASFNTRIDTGAESSSLDARNIILFERDGSQWVRFDVFTQGDKQPAKTFESKVERFVRIKQEAGEKNDRRPVIHAHLEIGQYKAETDLNLSDRSHLEYPLLLGRKFMQDIAVVDVGQTYIHGKKQDAQPSKTKK; this is encoded by the coding sequence ATGTTCAAGCAGATAATTTGTATTGCCGCAATCGCGGCCGCCATTTCAGGTTGTGCAACGACCAAAGAAACCAACGCACCGATCCCAGTAGACGCTGCGGTGCTAGAAGCCAGTTTAACAAAGCAAGAAAGCAACATACTTGGTGCAATCGATACCTGTAATCAAGCTCAGGCAGCAGGACTTGCCTCGCTAACAACACAAATTGATCTGCTCGATGCCAAAATTGCTCAGCTTGAGGTGAAAAAAGAGACGGCTATCGTGCCAGTGGTCACGCCTGTACAGTGTCCGCCCTCACCTATTGGCGACAAATTTATGCTAGGCGCGTTAGAAAATGTGTATGTCGATGAAGTTAAGGCCAGCTTTAATACCCGTATCGATACAGGTGCAGAGTCATCGTCACTCGATGCACGCAATATCATTTTATTTGAAAGAGATGGCAGCCAGTGGGTCCGATTTGACGTCTTTACCCAAGGGGATAAACAACCTGCAAAAACCTTTGAATCAAAAGTGGAACGCTTTGTGCGGATTAAACAAGAGGCTGGCGAGAAAAACGATCGTCGTCCTGTCATTCACGCGCACCTTGAAATTGGTCAATATAAAGCGGAAACCGACCTTAACTTAAGCGATCGTAGCCATCTAGAATACCCATTGCTGCTTGGCCGTAAGTTTATGCAAGACATCGCCGTTGTCGATGTTGGCCAAACCTATATCCATGGAAAAAAACAAGACGCTCAGCCGTCTAAGACGAAAAAATAG